GAACATGTTTTCGCGATATTTGCCCCAATGGCCCGACTGCTCCCAGAACTTGGCATTCATCAGCTGCGGCGTCTTGACCTCGACATAACCGGCCTTGTTCAGCCGCCGGCGGATATATTCTTCCATCTGGTTGTAGATAACGAAACCGCGCGGATGCCAGAATACCGAGCCCTGCGCCTCTTCCTGCAAATGGAACAGGTCGAGGTCGCGGCCTATTCTGCGGTGATCGCGCTTTTCCGCCTCCTCCATCATGTGGAGATAGGCGTCCAGCTCTTCTTTCGTGGCGAATGCCGTGCCGTAGATGCGCGACAGCATTTCGCGATTGCTGTCGCCCCGCCAATAGGCGCCGGCCACCTTGGTGAGCTTGAACGCCTGGCCGACATCCTTCACGCTGCGCATATGCGGCCCGCGGCACAGGTCCTTCCACTGGCCCTGGGCATACATCTTGATCGACTGGTCGGCCGGAATGGCATCCACCAGCTCGACCTTGAACGCCTCGCCCTTGGCGGCGAACCAGTCCTTGGCCTGGTCGCGGCTCCACACTTCCTTGGTGAAGGCGGCGCCGCGCTCGACGATTTCGCCCATCTTTTTCTCGATGACGCGCAACTCGTCCTCGGTGAACGGCCCGGTCGGACGGAAGAAGTCGTAATAGAAGCCGTTCTCGATCACCGGGCCGATCGTCACCTGCGTATCGGGCCACAGCTCCTGCACCGCCTCGGCCAGCACGTGGGCGGCATCGTGCCGGATCAGCTCCAGCACGTCCTTGGAGCCGCTGTCGCGCGTCACGAACTCGATCCGGCCGTCATCTTCCAGCGCATCGGAAAGATCGGACAACACGCCGTTCCAGCGCATGGCGACCGTTTTCTTGGCCAGCGACCTGGAGATGCCCTCGACGATCGCGGTGCCGGTAGTGCCGCGCGGAAAATCGCGAGCAGCACCATCGGGGAACGTCACCTTGATCGACATTGGAAGTCTCCAGCAATTGGGGTTGATCGCAGCATGCATCGCTGCGAGGCGGCCTGAATAGCATGATTGGCGGACATTTCCAGCCGAGCCAGCCAAAAACTCGAATGTCAGGGGCCTTCGAAAGCCTACCGCCACCGCCCATAGCGCCACGGCAGATACCACCGGCCCGCCTCCGGCAGGCTTTCCGGCACCGGATCGTAGCCATGCGTGCCGCCGGGCCGACAGCGCCAGAACCGCGCCAGGCCCATCCAGCCGCCCGGCCAGAAGCCGAATTGCCAGATGGCGTCGCGTGTATATTCCGAGCAGGTCGGCAGGTGCCGGCAGGTGCGGCCCATAAAGGCCGACAGCGTATAGCGATAGAGCGTGATCAGGAAAATCGCCGCCAGCTTGAACGGAAAGTCCAGCACCCGCCAGAACAGCGCCATGAATCTGTTCATCAGCCTTGCGACGCAACCTGTTGTGGCGATTCGAGTTTTTCCAGCGCCGCCGCCACCGCATCGAATACCAGCAGCGTCGACACATGGCGCGCCGGATAGGCGCGCACCGGCTCGAGATATTTGAGGTCGTCCCACTTGCCGCCCGGTGGCGGCCCCTCGGCCTTGAGCATGTCATGCATGGCCTGCCGCACGCCGAGGAATTCGCTGACCGGCGTGCCGATCACTTCCCGCGCCACTACCGCCGCCGAGGTCTGCCCCAGCGCGCAGGCGGAAATCTCGTGGCCATAGCCGGTAATGATCCCGTCGCGCACCTGCAGATCGACCTCGATCACCGAGCCGCAAATGCGGCTCACCTTGCGGGCGCTGGCATCGGCATCGGCCAATCGTCCCGGCTGCCGGGCATTTCCCGCCAGGTCGAGGATTTTTTCGGAATAGAGATCGCTCAGTTCCATGATCTGGACAATTCTGTTTCTTGTTCCGGTCCCGCTCCGCTTCTATATAGGGGCTCTCCATCGGCCTGTCAGGAGAATCTGCTCCTGTCATGATTTGACGCTGCCGTGCGGCGTTCTATCGGGCGGTGGCCATGCAAGGAGCCGGATACATGGATGCCCAGATAAAGCCCCTCTCGCCGGTGCCCGTTGCCGATACGCCCCGCTCCCGCCCCAGCCGGCAAGAGGCGGAGGAGGCCGTGCGGACGCTGATCGCCTGGGCCGGCGACGATCCGTCCCGCGAGGGCTTGCTGGAAACTCCTGCCCGCGTCGTCAAGGCCTATGGCGAGCTCTTCGCCGGTTATGGCCAGGACGCCCGCGAAGTCCTGTCCAAGACCTTCAAGGAGGTCGGCGGCTATGACGACCTCGTTCTGGTCAAGGACATCCCATTCTATGCCCATTGCGAACACCACATGGTGCCGTTCCACGGCAAGGCCCATATCGCCTATCTGCCTCATGACGGCGTCGTCGGCCTGTCCAAGCTGGCCCGGCTCGTCGACGTCTTCGCCCGGCGTCTGCAAACCCAGGAAACCATGACGGCGCAGATCATCGACGCCATCAACGAAAATCTCGGCCCCCGCGGCGCCGCCGTGCTGCTCGAAGCCGAGCATATGTGCATGACCATGCGCGGCGTGAAGGCGCATGACGTCAAGACCGTCACCCACCGCTTCACCGGCGTCTTCGCCGAGGACCGCGCCGAGCAGGACCGGTTCTTCGCCATGGTGGCGCATCGCTAGCATGGGCCCCTTCACCGACCCCCGATCCCTCGACCGCGCCGCCCTCGAAGAAGGCACGACTTTCGCCCCCCGCTTCGACGCCAATGGCCTCATCACCGTGGTCACCCTGGACGCCGCGACCAATGCGGTGCTGATGGTCGCCCACATGAACGCCGAAACGCTGGCGCTGACGCTGGAAACCGGCACCGCCCATTACTGGTCCCGCTCCCGCCGCGCGATCTGGAAAAAGGGCGAAACCTCCGGCGAATTGCAGCAAGTGGTCGAGCTGCGCACCGATTGCGACCAGGATTGTCTGGTGATGGTCGTGCGCCAGACCGGCCGCGGCGCCGCCTGCCATACCGGCCGTCAAAGCTGCTTCTACCGCCGGGTGATTCTCAAGGACGGCACCGCGCAATTGCAAGATACCGGCCTGCCCAGACTATTCGACCCCAAGACCGTCTACGGCGCCTGATTCCCACGCGCCCCGGTGGACCGGCTGAGCCCAGAACCCATTCTTCTCCCCCTCGGGGAGAAGGTGGCCCGCAGGGCCGGATGAGGGGGGGGCAGACGCGGGCGCTGCGTCACCTCTCCCTCGGGGGAGAGGTCGGCCGCAGGGCCGGATGGGGGGCCTTCCCTCAAAACTCGACGCCGGTAAAGGATCGGCGGTTCCTGCGCCTCCCTCCCCCTTGAGGGGAGGGATTGAGGGTGGGGGTGTCGGAGCAAGGGCGAGGCTCCCAGATGTGTAGGAACCGCAGCACCCCTTCCCGGCCCTCCCCTCAAGGGGGAGGGG
This genomic stretch from Devosia sp. YIM 151766 harbors:
- the folE gene encoding GTP cyclohydrolase I FolE, with protein sequence MDAQIKPLSPVPVADTPRSRPSRQEAEEAVRTLIAWAGDDPSREGLLETPARVVKAYGELFAGYGQDAREVLSKTFKEVGGYDDLVLVKDIPFYAHCEHHMVPFHGKAHIAYLPHDGVVGLSKLARLVDVFARRLQTQETMTAQIIDAINENLGPRGAAVLLEAEHMCMTMRGVKAHDVKTVTHRFTGVFAEDRAEQDRFFAMVAHR
- a CDS encoding iron-sulfur cluster assembly scaffold protein, producing the protein MELSDLYSEKILDLAGNARQPGRLADADASARKVSRICGSVIEVDLQVRDGIITGYGHEISACALGQTSAAVVAREVIGTPVSEFLGVRQAMHDMLKAEGPPPGGKWDDLKYLEPVRAYPARHVSTLLVFDAVAAALEKLESPQQVASQG
- the hisI gene encoding phosphoribosyl-AMP cyclohydrolase, which codes for MGPFTDPRSLDRAALEEGTTFAPRFDANGLITVVTLDAATNAVLMVAHMNAETLALTLETGTAHYWSRSRRAIWKKGETSGELQQVVELRTDCDQDCLVMVVRQTGRGAACHTGRQSCFYRRVILKDGTAQLQDTGLPRLFDPKTVYGA
- the yidD gene encoding membrane protein insertion efficiency factor YidD, which gives rise to MNRFMALFWRVLDFPFKLAAIFLITLYRYTLSAFMGRTCRHLPTCSEYTRDAIWQFGFWPGGWMGLARFWRCRPGGTHGYDPVPESLPEAGRWYLPWRYGRWR